The Chitinophaga lutea genome contains the following window.
TTACATTGTTGCCGGCACATCACATCACGATACCGGATTCGAAATTGCCTCCTCCCAACCATCAGTAAACTGCAATGCCGGCTATATCGGATATGTATGCACAGTGCAGGCGGAAGAAGGCCTGTTGCCAGGTTACGTCATTCCATCTCAGGACGCGACTATTGTAACAATTTATCAATAATATGTATCTGAACAAGAACAAAATCCCTTCCCTTTTTTACCATCATTATCTCTCATTTTGGATCAATCCACCTTGTTCGATTTCTGGCTTTGGCAATGGATAAACATACTTCGGGTCATTCGGATTCAATTGAACTATCTCCCCAAAGGAATTTCTTTGCAAAAGCACTGCGAATCTTGGTTCCATATTTAGCCTCCTTAAATCCTGCCAACGAATTTGACCAGTAAATGGAAATTCCTTCCGTCTTTCCTGTAGAATTTTCTTCAACACCGTTTCTTGTTCTGTCGACAAAAATTCAATGTATGTCCCCCTTTTATATCGATTTGCTAATAATTTGTTTAAATCGCGAAGCGCTGCTCCCAGGTTCCCTAAGCGGGCATTGCATTCGGCCCGAATAAGGTAAATTTCATTACTTGCAATTCCCGAAAAAGTTCTGTCCGTGCCCGCGTACGAACCTCTATATTTTGCCTTCCCCGGCTCAATCTGATCAAAAAAGTACTGCAATCTCAAATCATCTTTTTCATAGCTCCTATATAACTGACTGTCGATAAAAGCTGCATTAAATGCTTCATTGGGTGTAGAAGCAACATTTCCGACACCTGTAGCATAAAAAATCACTTCCCGGTTCTTTTCGGAAAATGAAGGGAAACGATATGGCTTCGCAAGTGAAACTTCTCCGCTGTTAAAGTCAAGCATGTCACCGAAATACGTGAGCGTTGAGTCCGCGAACCTCAGCGCATTGCCATAATCTCCCATCAACAAATAAGTTCTTGAAAGTAGGGCAAAAACCGCCGGCTTACTCGGCCGGGTACGATATAATGGGTTAACCGGCAATAACGCGCTGGCAGTTTCCAGATCACTTACTATCTGGCTGTAGGTTCTCTGGACAGTTGATCGCTGTTCTATATGATAAATATCTGATTTTAGTCGCACTGCTATTCCGAGATCCACAGCCGCGGTTTGCGCATTGTAAGGCTTACAAAAAACATTGGCCAATTCAAAAAACATCATTGCCCTGTGAAACAAAGCTTGTCCTCTTATATTATTGATTGTACCCAAATCGGCTGGGGAGTTGATTGCCTGTAAACCCTCAAGTACAATATTCGCTAAATTGATCGCACTATAAGCGTTAGAATAGTCAACAGAAATAGCGCTACCAAATATGTCCCTATTCCAGAAATAGGCGTTTCTGGTTATCGTGTTTAATGAAGGTATGTTTTCATCAGGATAATAAAAGTTGTCGCATCCTAACACTCCTAATGTCGGATAGCTGGCATTCATC
Protein-coding sequences here:
- a CDS encoding RagB/SusD family nutrient uptake outer membrane protein produces the protein MKELLIISLLIFSLFSCKKQNDWLNAKRQTSDVVPESLADFQSLLDNAGLMNASYPTLGVLGCDNFYYPDENIPSLNTITRNAYFWNRDIFGSAISVDYSNAYSAINLANIVLEGLQAINSPADLGTINNIRGQALFHRAMMFFELANVFCKPYNAQTAAVDLGIAVRLKSDIYHIEQRSTVQRTYSQIVSDLETASALLPVNPLYRTRPSKPAVFALLSRTYLLMGDYGNALRFADSTLTYFGDMLDFNSGEVSLAKPYRFPSFSEKNREVIFYATGVGNVASTPNEAFNAAFIDSQLYRSYEKDDLRLQYFFDQIEPGKAKYRGSYAGTDRTFSGIASNEIYLIRAECNARLGNLGAALRDLNKLLANRYKRGTYIEFLSTEQETVLKKILQERRKEFPFTGQIRWQDLRRLNMEPRFAVLLQRNSFGEIVQLNPNDPKYVYPLPKPEIEQGGLIQNER